A stretch of DNA from Acidobacteriota bacterium:
ACCGGCTTCGAGGTCGCCCGCCGGCTCATCGACGCCGGCGTCCAGCCGCAGATCGTGTTCGTGACGGCGTTCGATCAGTACGCCATCGAAGCGTTCTCGGTGAACGCCGTCGACTACCTGCTCAAGCCCGTGGACGAGGAGCGGCTCGAGCAGACGCTCGATCGCGTGAGACGACGGCTGGCGAGCGAGGAGACGGCCAAGCTGCCGCTCACGCCCGCCGAGCTGGAAAAGGTGATCGAAGCCGTGCAGGCGCGGCAGGGCCGGCGCGATCAGCTCGCCATCCGGGCCGGCGAGCGGTTCGTGCTCGTCCAGGCCGACGAGGTCGTCTACGCGTCTCTGGTCGATGAGGCCATTGTCGTGGTAACTAACACGGTGTCGGGAACCTCGAACTACCGGACGCTCGACGAACTGCAGGCTCGATTGGACCCGGAGTGCTTCTGGCGGGTCCACCGGTCGCACCTCGTGAACATCAAGAAGATCAAGGAGATCGTGCCGTGGTTCAGCCGGAACTACCTGTTGAAGATGAAAGACCCGAAAGCTACCGAAATTCCCGTCAGCCGATCGCAGACGCGGCGGCTGCGGGAGTATCTGCAGCTCTAGCGCCGCCGGCTGGCGCCGGGGGCATCACGGCCAGCGGCGCAGGATCGCTGGAGCACTCGTCGGACAGCCGCCTCGCCACGCACGCGCCGCGCCGGGATCCTGCGGGGCCCGGCATGCTGGCGCGCGTCGGCGAGGAGCTCGTCGCGTGGTTCAAGACGCTGGTCTCGGCCGCCGTCTACGCGACCCTGATCGTCACCTTCGGCTTCCAGGTCGCCCGTGTGGAAGGCCAGAGCATGGCCCCGACGCTCGAAGACCAGGATCGGCTCATCGTGAACAAGCTCGCCTACCGGCTGCACGATCCGCGGGTCGGCGACATCGTGATGCTGCTCTACCCGGAGGATCCCGAGAAGTCGTTCGTCAAGCGCGTCGTCGCCGAGCCCGGCGACACGATCCGCAGCGAGGACGGCCACGTCTATCGCAACGACGTGCCGCTGCCCGACGACTTCATCCCCGAGGAGTTTCGCATGCCGCACGACACGTGGGGGCCGAAGATCGTGCCGCAGGGCTACTACTTCGTGATGGGCGACCATCGGAACAACAGCTCCGACAGCCGAAGCTGGAACTTCGTCCCCAAGAAGTACATCATCGGCAAGGTCCAGCTTCGCTGGTGGCCGATCAAAGAAGCGCGCTGGTTCGAGGACTGGCAGTAGGCGCCGGCGCACGACACCGCGACACCTGCCGCCCGGACAATGCGCGCCCTGCGTCGACTGGCCAAGATGCTCCTTCTGATCCTGCTGGTGTTCGGGATCGTCGAGGTGTTTCGCGCCGGCACACCCGCGACGGCGTTCCGCCGGCAAATCGTGGCCGACGTCGGTCGCGACGTGACATGGACGCACTTCAACGAGATCGGCGAGTGGAAGAGCTGGCTCGGTGAGGCCGGCGCGCCCACGGCGACGTCGACGAGCGTGGCCGGCCCCGACACCGTGGCGACGTTCGCCGGCGGCGTCACGTTCCGCATGACGCAGTTCGAGCCGCCGTCCCATTGGATGTGGACCGGCAAGATGGGCTGGCTCACGGTCGACTACGACCACGTCTTCGAGCCGCTCGGTCCGCAGCGGACGCGCATCGTGTTCCACCAGACGGTGCGCGGGTTCGGCAACGACGCGGCGGCGCTGCTCATTCGAGGGCTCACGGCAGCCATGGGTCACCAGGCGGCGCTCGACCGGCTCGCCAGCGAACTGAACGCCCTCGGTCCCCAGGCCCGCTGACGCCGTCGGGCGTACGGCAGGGTGACGGCCGCGGGGACGCGAGACCTAAGCGTAGAACCGCTCGATGACGCCCTTGTAGCGCTCGGCGATGACCTGCCGCTTCACCTTGAGCGTCGGGGTGAGCTCTCCGGACGTGACCGAAAACTCCGCGGCGATGAGGGCGAACTTCTTGATGCGCTCGAACTGCGCCAGCGTGCGGTTCACCTCGTCGACCACCGCCTGATACACCGCCCGGACGTCCTCGTCCTCAAGCCGCGCGCGGAGCGTGGTCTCGTCGAGACGCAGCGTTCGGCTGAGTGCGGCGAACTCGGGTGAGATCAGCGCGGCCGGGAAGTGGCGCCGGTCGCCGACGAGGATCGCGTGGGCCACGAGGCCGTGAGCCCGCAGCCGCTCCTCGATCGGCTGCGGCGCGATCTTCTTTCCGCCGGAGGTCACGAGCAGCTCTTTCTTGCGGTCGGTGATCCGCAGATAGCCGTGCGGGTCGAGCTCGCCGATGTCGCCGGTGTGAAACCACCCGTCGCGCAGCGCGGCGGCAGTGTCGTCGGGCCGGCCGTAGTACCCGCGCATCACGTTCGGCCCGCGGGCGAGGATCTCGCCGTCGGGAGCGATCCTCAGCTCGACGTTCGGCAGCGGCGGCCCGACGGTGCCGAAGCGGATGCGGCCGGGGGGCGTGAGGGCGAGCACCGGGGCCGTCTCGGTGAGGCCGTAGCCTTCGAGAATCGGCAGCCCGACGCCGAGGAAGAACCGCGCGATCTCGACGTTCAGCGGCGCGCTGCCCGAGACGGCCCACCGCAGCCGGCCGCCGATCCCGTCGCGAATCTTCGAGAACACCATCCGATCGGCGAGGCCGGACGCAAGGCGCGCCCAGGCAGGCAGCGGCTCTCCCAGGCTGATCGCGCGGCCTCGAACCTTGGCCAGCTCGATGGCGCGATCGAAGATCGTGCGCCGCAGGCCGGTCGCGGTCATGCCCTTCTCGAGGACTCTCGCGTAGAGCTTCTCGAACATCCTCGGCACGCCGGACATCACCGTGGGCCGCACGACCGTCAGATCCCTGGCGACCGTGTCGATCGACTCTGCGAAGACGATCGACACGCCGCTCGCCAGGCAGACGTACGAGACCGTGCGCTCGAAGGCATGACACAGCGGCAGGAACGACAGCGCGGTGTCGTTCTCCGTCAGGTCGACCACCGAGAGGACGCCGGCGACGTTCGAAGCGATGTTCCCGTGCGTCAGCATCACGCCCTTGGGATCGCCCGTCGTCCCCGAGGTGTAGATGATGGTCGCGAGGTCGTCGGGCCCGACGGCCCTCGCCCGCTCCTGATACTCGCGGGCGACGCCCCAGCCATCCATGATCCGGCGATGGCCTCGTTCGGCGACGGAGGCCACCGACATGAGCTGCGGCTCTCGCTGCCCGACGTCGTCCTGTTGGTCAGCCTCCTCCGGAGCGTCCATCACGAGCACGATCCGAAGCGACGGGGCGATGTTCGCGACGGCCGCGATCTTCTCGGCATGAGTCGACGACGACACGATCGCGATCGTCGCGCCGCTGTCGCGGAGGATGAAGCCGACCTGTTCCGGCGACACCGTCGGGTAGATCGGGACCGTCACGGCGCCGGCGGTGAGGACGGCGAAATCGGCGACGAGCCATTCGGGCCGGCTCTCCGAGAGCAGGGCGACGCGATCGCCCGGTCCCATTCCCAGCGCCGAGAGGCCCAGGCTGAGGTCGCGCACCTGGTCGACGAGCGCGCGGCCGCTCATGGCCCGGACCTCGCCGTTCAGGCAGCGGCCGAGCAGATCCGGCTTGAGATACCGTCCCGCCACGAAGAACGGCAGGTCCGCAATGGTCGCGGGCGTGTCGGCCATGCTCATGCGCGCCGGAACGTGCCGCTGCGGCCGCCCCGCTTCTCCCGGAGGCTGATGGGGCCGATCACCATCGTCCGATCGACGGCCTTCAGCATGTCGTAGAGGGTCAGCGCCGCGGCCGACACGGCGACGAGCGCCTCCATCTCGACGCCCGTCCGGCCGACCGTGCCGACGCGCGCGACGATCAGATAGCCGTCGCGCCTGGCCGTGAGATCGACGTCGACGTGGGTGAGCGGGAGCGGGTGGCAGAGCGGGATGATGTCGGCGGTCCGCTTGGCGGCCATGATGCCGGCGAGCCGCGCCGTCTGCAGCGGATCGCCCTTGGCGACGCGCTTCGTGCGAATGGCGGTGATTGCCGCGCGTCCCATGCGGACATAGCCGTCGGCGACGGCCTCGCGCACGGTCTCCGGCTTCGGCGACACGTCCACCATCCGCACACGCCCGTCGGCATCCACGTGCGACAGCACCGGCGTGGGTCGTCCGTGCTTAGCCATGTTCCTCTCGCGCCAGGAAGAACGACAGGCTCTCGAGCGACACCGTGAGATCCACGTTCTTCAACTTGACGTCACGAGGCACCTTCAGGTTGCCCGGAGAGAAGTTGAGGATGGCGCGGATGCCCGTCTGCAGCACGGTGTTGACCACGGTCTGCGCCGCGGCGGCGGGGACGGCGACGACCGCGATGTCGATGCGCTCGCGCTGGACGAGCCGCTTGAACTCGGCGATGTCGTAGATGCGGACGCCGCCGCGCGTTCGCCGGCCGATCTTCGAGCGCTCGGAATCGAAGATGGCCACGATGGCGAAGCCCTCCTGCCGGAACCCCGGGTAGTCGGCGAGCGCGAAGCCGAGGTTGCCGGCGCCGATGATCGCGACGCGAACCGTTCGGTCGAGCCCCAGAATCGCGCGCAGATGACGCTTGAGCTCCTTGACGTAGTAGCCCACGCCGCGCACGCCGAATTCCCCGAAGTACGCGAGATCCTTCCGGATCTGCGCAGCGTTGAGCTGGAACTGCTCGGCCAGGGCCCTGGACGAGATGCTCTTCACGCCAGCGGCATCGAGCGCGTTCAAGCAGCGCAGATACACCGACAAACGGCCGGCGGTGAGCTCGGAAACCTGATCCCCGGACGTGCGCGCCTTGTCCCGATCCGTCACGAGCGACAGATTTTAGTTCGGTCCTGGGTCCCGTGTCCTGGGTCCCGGGTTCGCTGTGCCGGGACTGGTTCCATGGGCCGGTCCCGGGTGCCGAGTCCAGGGTCCCGGGTCCGCTGTTCCGGTCCCGCGGTCCCATGGTCCGGTCCTGAGTCCCGCATAGGCGAGCCTAAACCCGGTCCACTGACGCCGATCCGCGGTCCGGCGTTCCGGTGACGCCGATCGCCGCGGTCATGCGCGCGCGCACGTCGGCGATCACCTGATTCCTGTCCTCCACCGAGAGCCCGCGGGTCGAGACGGCCGGCAGGAACGTCACCGTCACGGTCGCCGGCCAGATGAGCGGGCTGCCTTTGCGCATGGCCGCACGGCCGCCGCTGACGATCACCGGCACGAGCGGCGCCTGCGCCTTGAGGGCCATCACGAACCCTCCCTTCTTGAAAGGCAGCAGCTCCCCGGTGCGGCTTCTCGTCCCCTCGGGGAAGATGAAGAACGAATGCCCCGCGCAGAGCGCGGCCGCCGCGCGGTCCACCGCCGGCCAGCTCTGCTCCTTGTTCGCACGTTCGACGGGGACGAACCCCGCCACGTCGAACGCCCAGACCAAGACGGGCAGCTTCCGGAGCTCGGCCTTGTACAGCACTCGCACGCGTGGGAACCGCGATCGAAGCGCGTAGAACACGGCGGGAGAGTCGACGTTGCTGGTGTGGTTGCAGACGTACACGGCCGCGCCCTGCACCATGTGCTCGACGCCGGCCGTCTTCACGCGGACGCCGGCGAGCGCGAAGCCCATCCGCACGCCCATCGCCGCGGCCGCATAGAGGAGGCGCGGGCGCTTCGAGATGACGGTCCAGAGGAGTACCGGAGGTCCCACGAGCAGGACGTAGCCCGAGACGGCGACGGCGGCGGCGACGGTGCGTATGGCAGCGACGAGCGTCATCGCCGGCCCAAACGACAACGGGGCCTCCCGACGAGCAGCGGGAGGCCCCGGAGATCAACGTTCACACGCGGAGGGTTGCGAACTACGACGCGCGAGCGGCACGGCGCGGCGTCGCGACCCTGCTGGCCGCCGCCGCTTTGCGCGGCGTGGACGCCGCCGCCTTGGCGCGTGCCTCGTTGCGCGCCTTGAGCGAGAAGCAGCGCTCCAGCGCCTGCTCGACCTTCTGCTCGACCTGCGGCGTCTTCTCCCCCATCACTTCCGTGATCTCGGAGACCACGAGGAACTTGGCGCGATCGAGCATGCGCTTCTCACGGAACGACAGGCTCTTGCCCTTGGCCAGGAACGTCAGGCTCTTGAGCACCTCGACGACGTCGTAGATGGAGCCGGTGCGCATCCGGTCGGAATTGTCTTTGAAGCGGCCTTTCCAGTTCTGGTGGCTGTCGATCTTGCCGTCGCTCAGCAACTGGAACAGCCGATCGACTTCGATGTCCGTGATCGCCCGCCGGAGCCCGACCCCGTCGACGTTGTCCACCGGCACGAACACCGTCGTCTCGTTCGCCATACGAAGCTGATAGAACCCGCAGGTCGTCCCCATGATGGTCTTCGTCTCGATCCGTTCGATCACGCCGAGACCATGGTTTGGGTAGATGACCTTGTCGCCGATCTCAAATGCCACGTGTCCCCCGAACTCTGAGGAATGACTTCCAGGTTGGCTAACCGCTAGCAGGAGCGCACCCGCTATTTTACCCGATCCGGCGGGTCGAAACAACGGAAAGTCCTGTAATTGAAGGGGTTTGCGGCCATTTCGCCTGACGTTCGCCTTCGCACGATATCCGGCAAGTTCAAGCGAGACAATCAGTTAGCAGCCACGGTGTCCTGTGCCTCAGTGCGCCGGCGTGGGCAGGCGGCCCGAGAAGCCTCGGCCTGCCCTGGGGCCCGCCTGATCCCGTTCGAGCACCCGGTCGGAGTCGGCCACGCTGAAGCCCGTCCGATAGACCAGGTCCGCGATCCTGATGAGCTTCGGAAACAGGATCTTGTCTGCCGAGTCGGTGTTCGCGTGGTAGTCGTCGTGGGTCCCGGTGAAGAAGAACGCGACGGGGATGCCCTTCGTGGCGTACGTGTAGTGATCGCTCCGGGTGTAGAAGGTGTTGACGTCCGACGGGTCGTTGAACTCGAAGTCCAGCGTGAGCGGCCGCGCCAGGGTGGCGTTCGTTGCGATGAGCAGGTTGTGAAGGTCGGTGCTGATGCGATCGGCGCCGATGACGTAGAGCGTGTTGGCCTCGCTCGGTTTGTCGTCGCGGTTGCGGCCGATCATGTCGATGTTGAACGACGCCTGGACTCGGTCGAGCGGCACCACCGGGAAGTCGGCCATGTACCGCGAGCCGAGCAGGCCGGCCTCCTCCCCGGCGTGCCAGATGAACACGACCGAACGCCGCGGCTTCGGCCCGGCCGCGAACGCCCTCGCGATCGCCATCAACGCCGCCGATCCCGAGGCGTCGTCGTCGGCACCGTTCCAGATGGGATCGGTCGTGACCGGCACGTTGACGGGCCCCTTCGGCTGGCCGGTACGGGCGTAGCCCACGTGATCGAGGTGCGCGCCGAAGAAGACGTACGTATCGCGCAGCACGGGGTCGCTGCCTCTCACCAACCCGACCACGTTCTGCGTGAAGTCTGTTGAAACGACGGTGTAGGTCTGATCGACGGCGATCGTCACCGTGACGTCGGGCAGGGAGAAACCGGGAAGCGGCTCGCCCTTCTCGAACTTCGCGCGCAGTTGACCGAACGGCACGGGGCCTCTGGCGAAGAGCCACTCGAGCACCGCCTCGTCGGCGACGATCGCCGGAGCGAGCCTCGCGTCCACGCGTTCAACCGTGACGAACTCGGGGGCGAGCGCGCCGCCGCCGCGCCCTGCCGCTGCGCCTGCACCGCTCGCCGCCCCGCCGGCCTCTGCCTGCGGCGCCTTGCCCGAGCCGGACGACGGCGGGCGAGACGGCTCGAACGTGAGCACCGCGCCCGCTTTCTGATTCCTGATGATCTCGTGCGACCGATCGGCCGTGGCCCCGCGTCCGGCCGAAGGCATGCCTCGGCCGCCCGGCAGGTACGCCACGAGACGGCCGCTCACGTCGCGTCCGGTGAAGTCGCCGGCCGGTCGGCCGGCATCGGGCGTCGGCTGCCCGTAGCCGACGAACTCGACGCCGCGGAACGTGAGCGTCTGCTTGCCTCCAGACTCCAGCGGAAACGATACGTGGTCGCCATCCTTGAACGTCCGCGATTCGCCGTTCACGTCGATCGTGAGCGTCGAGTTGCGCGTCACGCGGTAACCGCGCTGCGCGACCCGCTGCAGAAACGTGCCGTCGTCGCCAAGCGGCTCGATCCCCCAGCTCTTCAGATGGCCCGCCACGTACGCGGCCGCCAGGCCGTAGCCTTCGGTGAACACTTCCCTGCCCTCGAGCGCATCCGAGGCGAGATAGGAAAGCCACTCCCGCGTGTCGTCCTCCGAGAGGACCGCGAAGGGAACGCCCGCGGCGGGCTCTGGCGCCTGCGCGAGGACGACGGGCCGCTGCGGGGCCCCGACGAGCGCGAGCAGCAGGAGCGTGATGCGAACGGAGAACCCTGAACGGAAGCGACGATGGCGGGAATTCACAGGGCGCCACCCCAGATTACGCCCCGGCGACCAGGTGGTCAATTTTCGGAAGTCGTCGAACGGCGCTCGCCCGCGGTACCGCTCTTGCTCGTTCTTCACCGGCTCTCGAACGACGGAGGAGGCTGATGACCGACTCACTCAACCGCCTGACGCTGCTGCCCGCCATCTTCAGTGTCGTGCTGCTCACGACGCCGCTGGAGGCGGCCGTCCAGGACCACGCCGGCCACGCCGCGCAGGATCCGTCGGCGCCGCAAGCCAGCTCGATGTCCATGCCGGCGTACGACAAAGCGGCGGAAGCGACGTTCTCCGGCGTC
This window harbors:
- the lepB gene encoding signal peptidase I: MLARVGEELVAWFKTLVSAAVYATLIVTFGFQVARVEGQSMAPTLEDQDRLIVNKLAYRLHDPRVGDIVMLLYPEDPEKSFVKRVVAEPGDTIRSEDGHVYRNDVPLPDDFIPEEFRMPHDTWGPKIVPQGYYFVMGDHRNNSSDSRSWNFVPKKYIIGKVQLRWWPIKEARWFEDWQ
- the moaC gene encoding cyclic pyranopterin monophosphate synthase MoaC; the protein is MAKHGRPTPVLSHVDADGRVRMVDVSPKPETVREAVADGYVRMGRAAITAIRTKRVAKGDPLQTARLAGIMAAKRTADIIPLCHPLPLTHVDVDLTARRDGYLIVARVGTVGRTGVEMEALVAVSAAALTLYDMLKAVDRTMVIGPISLREKRGGRSGTFRRA
- a CDS encoding redox-sensing transcriptional repressor Rex produces the protein MTDRDKARTSGDQVSELTAGRLSVYLRCLNALDAAGVKSISSRALAEQFQLNAAQIRKDLAYFGEFGVRGVGYYVKELKRHLRAILGLDRTVRVAIIGAGNLGFALADYPGFRQEGFAIVAIFDSERSKIGRRTRGGVRIYDIAEFKRLVQRERIDIAVVAVPAAAAQTVVNTVLQTGIRAILNFSPGNLKVPRDVKLKNVDLTVSLESLSFFLAREEHG
- a CDS encoding M20/M25/M40 family metallo-hydrolase, coding for MNSRHRRFRSGFSVRITLLLLALVGAPQRPVVLAQAPEPAAGVPFAVLSEDDTREWLSYLASDALEGREVFTEGYGLAAAYVAGHLKSWGIEPLGDDGTFLQRVAQRGYRVTRNSTLTIDVNGESRTFKDGDHVSFPLESGGKQTLTFRGVEFVGYGQPTPDAGRPAGDFTGRDVSGRLVAYLPGGRGMPSAGRGATADRSHEIIRNQKAGAVLTFEPSRPPSSGSGKAPQAEAGGAASGAGAAAGRGGGALAPEFVTVERVDARLAPAIVADEAVLEWLFARGPVPFGQLRAKFEKGEPLPGFSLPDVTVTIAVDQTYTVVSTDFTQNVVGLVRGSDPVLRDTYVFFGAHLDHVGYARTGQPKGPVNVPVTTDPIWNGADDDASGSAALMAIARAFAAGPKPRRSVVFIWHAGEEAGLLGSRYMADFPVVPLDRVQASFNIDMIGRNRDDKPSEANTLYVIGADRISTDLHNLLIATNATLARPLTLDFEFNDPSDVNTFYTRSDHYTYATKGIPVAFFFTGTHDDYHANTDSADKILFPKLIRIADLVYRTGFSVADSDRVLERDQAGPRAGRGFSGRLPTPAH
- a CDS encoding CarD family transcriptional regulator; translation: MAFEIGDKVIYPNHGLGVIERIETKTIMGTTCGFYQLRMANETTVFVPVDNVDGVGLRRAITDIEVDRLFQLLSDGKIDSHQNWKGRFKDNSDRMRTGSIYDVVEVLKSLTFLAKGKSLSFREKRMLDRAKFLVVSEITEVMGEKTPQVEQKVEQALERCFSLKARNEARAKAAASTPRKAAAASRVATPRRAARAS
- a CDS encoding response regulator transcription factor — its product is MTRPIRVLVVDDEKLAREELIFLLDQIGGTEVAGEATNGVEALRAAAELKPDVLFLDVQMPGLTGFEVARRLIDAGVQPQIVFVTAFDQYAIEAFSVNAVDYLLKPVDEERLEQTLDRVRRRLASEETAKLPLTPAELEKVIEAVQARQGRRDQLAIRAGERFVLVQADEVVYASLVDEAIVVVTNTVSGTSNYRTLDELQARLDPECFWRVHRSHLVNIKKIKEIVPWFSRNYLLKMKDPKATEIPVSRSQTRRLREYLQL
- a CDS encoding long-chain fatty acid--CoA ligase, producing the protein MSMADTPATIADLPFFVAGRYLKPDLLGRCLNGEVRAMSGRALVDQVRDLSLGLSALGMGPGDRVALLSESRPEWLVADFAVLTAGAVTVPIYPTVSPEQVGFILRDSGATIAIVSSSTHAEKIAAVANIAPSLRIVLVMDAPEEADQQDDVGQREPQLMSVASVAERGHRRIMDGWGVAREYQERARAVGPDDLATIIYTSGTTGDPKGVMLTHGNIASNVAGVLSVVDLTENDTALSFLPLCHAFERTVSYVCLASGVSIVFAESIDTVARDLTVVRPTVMSGVPRMFEKLYARVLEKGMTATGLRRTIFDRAIELAKVRGRAISLGEPLPAWARLASGLADRMVFSKIRDGIGGRLRWAVSGSAPLNVEIARFFLGVGLPILEGYGLTETAPVLALTPPGRIRFGTVGPPLPNVELRIAPDGEILARGPNVMRGYYGRPDDTAAALRDGWFHTGDIGELDPHGYLRITDRKKELLVTSGGKKIAPQPIEERLRAHGLVAHAILVGDRRHFPAALISPEFAALSRTLRLDETTLRARLEDEDVRAVYQAVVDEVNRTLAQFERIKKFALIAAEFSVTSGELTPTLKVKRQVIAERYKGVIERFYA
- a CDS encoding 1-acyl-sn-glycerol-3-phosphate acyltransferase gives rise to the protein MSFGPAMTLVAAIRTVAAAVAVSGYVLLVGPPVLLWTVISKRPRLLYAAAAMGVRMGFALAGVRVKTAGVEHMVQGAAVYVCNHTSNVDSPAVFYALRSRFPRVRVLYKAELRKLPVLVWAFDVAGFVPVERANKEQSWPAVDRAAAALCAGHSFFIFPEGTRSRTGELLPFKKGGFVMALKAQAPLVPVIVSGGRAAMRKGSPLIWPATVTVTFLPAVSTRGLSVEDRNQVIADVRARMTAAIGVTGTPDRGSASVDRV